A DNA window from Naumovozyma dairenensis CBS 421 chromosome 7, complete genome contains the following coding sequences:
- the RRI2 gene encoding Rri2p (similar to Saccharomyces cerevisiae RRI2 (YOL117W); ancestral locus Anc_3.55) has product MPEEYEDYDDFMMSDDESMNIDDIAFESDEGQQEHHTVGSSKETETTRYFPNIEYAYNTGLAFLDDREFEKAREQFIDVYKTVIDILPDDKEPVIIQFGFQALNQIISCWINEIPYNGMSGQIVSEIIRTCECLCDFIAVNNDDHDTNNLAKNLGNTFTTLFYSNSRIFLFDLGSLDCSAVKLRMELQSAIVSIFLNSSCLHKKFVPLLQVKGRVSSIWYDCLTTGYYSESDLSSLRSIRVIDNETEKYTEDLKIEITTVILQCYILEFLKAGDIKEAGYFKESISILDKLASKSLSVSQTPEVMLILHFSQGIMLLMTKRPDINSSIQTSVFWRMREAREAFLRSLKHLEELGRNQDKTPHLFHDIILAGFTFTSMILLKVGKEELDPFEFEQVRILGNQDIIDNIQLIYVNFMNLDLMGLFNSLNCMKEINFILHHLVSDIYELAQSLVLWTKIAVVYSCISIPDLENKLKLNEYKVPTRDDILTLLMQSILKGEAMVFYKLDLRKDLVYFGAMYKKQLTMYGKESFRLMNQNKRKPAEAKECESLASLSDFEYANNVGLFTVPRKLTKKSNITEFFEALKEARENIIYIDNAQHKSFNKLYPKDMKFTDKYMNLVDLMAPRIHD; this is encoded by the coding sequence ATGCCtgaagaatatgaagaCTACGATGATTTCATGATGTCGGATGACGAAAGCATGAATATAGATGACATTGCTTTTGAGAGTGACGAAGGCCAACAGGAGCACCATACAGTAGGTAGCTCAAAAGAAACTGAAACTACTAGATACTTTCCTAACATCGAGTACGCATATAATACCGGGTTGGCCTTCTTGGATGATAGAGAATTCGAGAAAGCAAGGGAACAGTTCATAGATGTTTATAAAACTGTCATTGATATACTACCCGATGATAAAGAACCTGTAATTATCCAGTTTGGCTTTCAAGCTCTGAATCAAATAATCTCCTGTTGGATAAATGAAATTCCGTACAATGGAATGTCAGGTCAGATCGTGTCTGAGATTATACGGACCTGCGAATGCCTATGTGACTTTATAGCAGTGAACAATGACGATCATGATACCAATAACCTGGCAAAAAATTTGGGTAATACCTTTACTACATTATTTTATAGTAACAGTAggatatttttatttgatttagGTAGTTTGGACTGTTCGGCCGTGAAATTAAGAATGGAATTACAATCAGCAATTGTATctatttttcttaattcATCCTGCTTGcataaaaaatttgttcCCTTACTTCAAGTTAAAGGACGAGTTTCGTCTATATGGTACGACTGTTTGACAACCGGTTATTATAGTGAAAGTGATTTGTCGTCTCTAAGGAGTATACGGGTCATCGATAATGAGACTGAAAAATATACCGAAGATTTAAAAATCGAGATCACTACTGTTATATTGCAGTGTTATATATTGGAATTTTTGAAAGCTGGTGACATTAAAGAAGCTGGATATTTTAAGGAATCTATTAGTATTTTAGACAAGTTGGCCTCCAAATCTTTGTCAGTTTCACAAACGCCGGAAGTGATGCTAATACTACATTTTTCCCAAGGTATCATGTTACTGATGACCAAACGTCCAGATATCAATAGTTCTATACAGACATCGGTCTTTTGGAGAATGAGGGAGGCCCGCGAAGCTTTTCTTAGATCATTGAAGCACTTAGAGGAACTTGGTAGAAATCAAGACAAGACGCCACATTTATTTcatgatataatattagCTGGCTTTACTTTTACGAGCatgattttattgaagGTTGGTAAGGAAGAACTTGATccatttgaatttgagCAAGTGAGAATCCTTGGAAACCAAGACATAATCGacaatattcaattaatttatgTAAATTTTATGAATTTAGATTTAATGGGGCTCTTTAACTCTCTAAACTGCatgaaagaaataaattttatCCTGCATCATCTGGTAAGTGATATCTATGAATTGGCTCAATCATTGGTGTTATGGACTAAAATTGCCGTTGTATACTCCTGCATTTCGATCCCTGATctggaaaataaattgaaacttAACGAATATAAGGTGCCTACTAGGGATGATATACTTACACTACTAATGCAGTCCATACTAAAGGGGGAAGCCATGGTATTTTATAAATTAGATCTCAGAAAAGATTTAGTCTATTTCGGAGCTATGTATAAAAAACAACTGACAATGTACGGTAAAGAAAGTTTTAGACTGATGAACCAAAATAAACGGAAACCAGCTGAAGCGAAAGAATGTGAATCTCTCGCAAGTTTATCAGACTTTGAATATGCCAACAATGTCGGGCTGTTCACAGTTCCACGTAAGCTCACAAAGAAAAGTAATATAACTGAGTTTTTCGAAGCCTTGAAGGAAGCGAGAGAGAATATCATTTATATAGATAATGCCCAGCACAAA